ACGTCTATACCTCGAGCGATCCCTATTACACCGATGTGCTTTCCGTAGCCACGCCCCGTGCCTCCGCCGATCGCAGCGGCCTGGCGACGATCGTGCGCGAAGGAGAGAACGGTGACGGGCTCGATGCGATCAACGCGGGCGACATCCTCTATTCGATGGAGGACTACACCCGCGCTGCCGCCATGTACCAGTTGGCGCTGGACCGTGGCTACGATGCCGACCTGGCGCGCACGCGCCTTGGCATGGTGCAGTCGCTGGGCGGTGACAATGCCGCTGCGTTGGCGACCTTTGCGCAGGTGAGCGGCGAACGCCAGCCGATCGCCCGCATGTGGACTGCATGGATCAACTCGCAGGCCAGCTGATCCTGCCAACGATGCGACCCAGGGCGGCGCGAAAGGTTACCCCCTTTCGCGCCGTTTTCGTGCCCGCGTTCCGACCTTCCACGGGGTAGTAAGGTTTGGCTGCTAGAGAAGAGCGCATGACGATTGCGCGCAATCTCCTGGCCATCGCCGCTGCCCTCAGCCTGTCAGCCCCTGCCCACGCGCAGGGAGAGGACGGCCTGCGCCCGCAAACGGGGGCGGTCGTGCTGGAGCAGGCGCAGGCGCGGATGGAACTGGGGCGCGATTACGCCTTCTACGGCCCCGCTGACACCCGCCGTATCCTGGTCGATATCTGGGGCAATCCTCCAGCCGAGGCTGATGGCGTGCTGGGGCTCGTCATGCCTGCCGGCAGCAGCCCGCGGGAGAAGTCATGGGGCGCGGTGGTGACGTGGGAGCCGATCGGCTGGGTATCCAGTGAGGCCATGCGCAGCGCGGACACCGACGCCCTGCTCGCACGGATGCAGGGCGAAACGCTGCGCGCCAACGATGCCCGCCGGGCGCGGGGCTTTCCTGCGGTGACACTGATCGGCTGGGCGCAGGCGCCGCGACACGACAGCGTGCGCCATTCGGTCACCTGGGGCCGCGAACTGGCATTCGCCGATGGCGGCCCCAACGGCTTGCATTACGATCTGCGCCTTTTGGGCCGGCGCGGCGTGCTCAGCCTCGATATTGTCGGCGAGATCGACCAGCTCGGGGAAATCCGCGCAGCCGCCGACGATCTCGCGACGCGGGTCAGCTTCGATCCCGGCGCGCGGTACGCCGATTTCGACGCGCAGCGGGACGAGGCCGCAGGCTACGGTATTGCCGGGCTGATAGCGACGGGTGCCGGTGTCGCGGTGGCCAAGAACGTCGGCCTGCTGGCGATGCTGGCAAAGTTTGCGCAACCGATCGGTGTCGCGCTTCTGGTGCTTGCCGCCGCGCTCGCAACCCCCATTCGGCGCTGGTTTCGCCGCCGAAGAAACGAGCCGGCTAGACGTTGAACTTGAACAGCATCACGTCGCCATCCTGGACGAGGTATTCCTTGCCCTCCTGCCGCAGCTTGCCCGCATCCTTCGCACCGCTCTCGCCGCCCAGGCCGATGTAATCGTCATAGGCGATGGTTTCGGCACGGATGAAGCCGCGTTCGAAATCGGTGTGGATCTCGCCCGCTGCCTGCGGTGCCCTGGCACCTGCCGGGAACGTCCAGGCACGGGATTCCTTGGGGCCGGCGGTGAAGAAGGTCTTGAGGCCGAGCAGCTTGTAACCCGCGCGGATCACCCGGGCGAGGCCGCTTTCGGTGAGGCCCAGCTCGGCCAGGAACTCACCACGGTCGTCCGTTTCCATCGCCACCAGTTCAGCCTCTATCGCGGCAGATACCACGACGGCCTCTGCCCCCTCGGCGGCGGCTTTCGCGAAGACCTGGGCGGACAGCGCGTTACCTTCGGCCGCGTCTTCCTCGGCCACGTTGCACACATACAGCACCGGCTTGGCGGTGAGCAGCTGCGCCTGTGCGAACAGGCGTGCTTCCTCGTCGTCCTTCGGCTCGGTCAGGCGAGCGGGCTTGCCCTCCTTGAGCAGGGACAGCGCCTGGCCCAGCACGCTGGCCAGCGCCTTGGCTTCCTTGTCGCCCGCGGTCGCCCGGCGTGCGGCGTTGTCCACGCGCTTTTCCAGGCTTTCGAGGTCGGACAGCATCAATTCCGTCTCCACCACCTCGGCATCTGCGATCGGATCGACCCTGTTGCTGACATGCTGAATGTCGTCGTCTTCGAAGCAGCGCAGCACGTGGACGATGGCGTCCACCTCGCGGATGTTGCCCAGGAACTGGTTGCCCAATCCCTCACCCGCACTCGCGCCCTTTACCAGCCCGGCGATGTCGACGAAGCCCAACTGGGTGGGGATGACCTTGGCGCTCTTGGCGATGGCGGCGATCTTCTCCAGCCGTTCATCCGGCACGGCGACCTGGCCGACGTTGGGCTCGATCGTGCAGAACGGATAGTTCGCAGCCTGCGCAGCCTGCGTTTCGGTAAGGGCGTTGAACAGGGTCGACTTGCCGACATTGGGCAGGCCCACGATCCCACAGCGGAATCCCATGATATGCAATCTTTCGTCTGACGGAATGGCGTTGCCGCGCCCCTTAGCTGCGCGGCGCGCCAATTGCCAGCGGGGCGGCAGGGTAAAGGGCTTTTCAACCCATTGCCGCTATTCGACCGTGCATGGCAAACTGGTCCACCATCTCTTGGAAGCGCACCCTCTCGGTAGCAGCGCTCGCCCTTGCCCTTGCCGCCTGCGGTCTTTCGCCGGAGGAGCGCATGGCGCGCGCCGAAACTGCCTTTGCAGAGCATCGCTTTTCCGAGGCGAGGCTCGACCTCGCGACCGTGTTGCAGGAGAACGAGCGAGACCCGGTGGCGCTGGAACTGCTGGCCCGCACGCAGTTGCATCTGGGCGACGGGGAGGGCGCGGTCGCTACCCTGGAAAGGCTGGCCGCTGCCGGTCGCCAGCCCGCCGATTTTGCGCTGCTGATGGGAGAGGCGCAATTGCTGCGCGGTCGTTTGGACGAGGCGTTGGCGTTGGTCGCGGATAGCGACACGCCAGAAGCCGCGCGCATCGCGGCACTCGCACATATCGGCGCTGGCGACACCGACGCTGCCCGTGCCGCGTTCGCGGCAGGGGCGCAAAGGCGCGGGGATGCCTCGCGGTTGCTGGCAGACTATGCGCTGTTTGCCCTGCGGAACGGCGATCCGG
This is a stretch of genomic DNA from Aurantiacibacter arachoides. It encodes these proteins:
- a CDS encoding DUF2167 domain-containing protein, yielding MTIARNLLAIAAALSLSAPAHAQGEDGLRPQTGAVVLEQAQARMELGRDYAFYGPADTRRILVDIWGNPPAEADGVLGLVMPAGSSPREKSWGAVVTWEPIGWVSSEAMRSADTDALLARMQGETLRANDARRARGFPAVTLIGWAQAPRHDSVRHSVTWGRELAFADGGPNGLHYDLRLLGRRGVLSLDIVGEIDQLGEIRAAADDLATRVSFDPGARYADFDAQRDEAAGYGIAGLIATGAGVAVAKNVGLLAMLAKFAQPIGVALLVLAAALATPIRRWFRRRRNEPARR
- the ychF gene encoding redox-regulated ATPase YchF, yielding MGFRCGIVGLPNVGKSTLFNALTETQAAQAANYPFCTIEPNVGQVAVPDERLEKIAAIAKSAKVIPTQLGFVDIAGLVKGASAGEGLGNQFLGNIREVDAIVHVLRCFEDDDIQHVSNRVDPIADAEVVETELMLSDLESLEKRVDNAARRATAGDKEAKALASVLGQALSLLKEGKPARLTEPKDDEEARLFAQAQLLTAKPVLYVCNVAEEDAAEGNALSAQVFAKAAAEGAEAVVVSAAIEAELVAMETDDRGEFLAELGLTESGLARVIRAGYKLLGLKTFFTAGPKESRAWTFPAGARAPQAAGEIHTDFERGFIRAETIAYDDYIGLGGESGAKDAGKLRQEGKEYLVQDGDVMLFKFNV